The Gemmata palustris genome includes a region encoding these proteins:
- a CDS encoding DUF1501 domain-containing protein, translated as MRDFGISRRDMLKSSGTGLGVLGLAGVLANEARSAPAASANPLAPKVAHFPAKAKHVIHLFMNGGPSQVDTFDPKPELTKQHGKQPGAAGLKTERKTGPLYKSPFSFKKYGQSGIEVSEIFPEVGSCIDDICVVRSMHTNIPNHEPGLLLMTCGNTQPIRPSMGSWLTYGLGTENQNLPGFVVMCPGKPVVGPALWNNSFLPGVFQGCHIQNLDPKKVIEHIRNTSVSAGTQREQLDLLNQLNGLHKDKRGSDDQLEARIQSLEIAYRMQTEAQEAFDVNREPVKVRDAYGKGYFADACLTARRLVERGVRMVQVFYGSGQPWDDHGEIEKGHRAKAKDSDKAVAALLRDLKQTGLLDETLVLWGGEFGRTPTSEGASGRDHNNHGFSVWMAGGGVKGGMTYGATDEFGFAAVDKKVHIHDLHATILHLMGIDHEKLTYRYSGRDFRLTDVAGTVVKDILK; from the coding sequence ATGCGTGATTTCGGGATTTCGCGCCGCGACATGCTCAAGAGCAGCGGCACCGGGCTCGGGGTACTCGGCCTCGCGGGGGTTCTCGCGAACGAGGCCCGGTCCGCGCCCGCCGCGAGCGCGAACCCGCTCGCGCCGAAGGTGGCGCACTTCCCGGCGAAGGCCAAGCACGTCATCCACCTGTTCATGAACGGCGGCCCGTCGCAGGTGGACACGTTCGACCCCAAGCCCGAACTCACCAAGCAGCACGGCAAGCAGCCCGGTGCGGCCGGCCTGAAGACCGAGCGCAAGACCGGCCCGCTGTACAAGTCTCCGTTCAGTTTCAAGAAGTACGGCCAGTCCGGGATCGAGGTCAGCGAGATCTTCCCCGAGGTCGGCTCGTGCATCGATGACATCTGCGTCGTCCGGTCGATGCACACGAACATCCCGAACCACGAGCCGGGCCTCCTGCTCATGACGTGCGGGAACACGCAGCCCATCCGCCCGAGTATGGGGAGCTGGCTCACCTACGGCCTCGGCACCGAGAACCAGAACCTGCCCGGGTTCGTGGTCATGTGCCCCGGGAAGCCCGTCGTCGGCCCCGCGCTGTGGAACAACAGCTTCCTGCCCGGCGTGTTCCAGGGGTGCCACATCCAGAACCTCGACCCCAAAAAGGTCATCGAGCACATCCGCAACACGAGCGTGTCGGCGGGCACCCAGCGCGAGCAGCTCGACCTCCTCAACCAGCTCAACGGGCTGCACAAGGACAAGCGCGGCAGCGACGACCAGCTCGAAGCGCGCATCCAGTCGCTCGAGATCGCGTACCGGATGCAGACCGAGGCGCAGGAAGCGTTCGACGTGAACCGCGAGCCGGTGAAAGTCCGCGACGCCTACGGTAAGGGGTATTTTGCGGACGCCTGCCTCACGGCCCGGCGCCTGGTCGAGCGCGGCGTGCGGATGGTGCAGGTCTTCTACGGCAGCGGGCAACCGTGGGACGACCACGGCGAGATCGAGAAGGGGCACCGCGCGAAGGCGAAGGACAGCGACAAGGCCGTGGCCGCACTGCTCCGCGACCTGAAGCAGACCGGGCTACTCGACGAAACCCTCGTGCTGTGGGGCGGCGAGTTCGGGCGCACCCCGACGAGCGAGGGCGCGAGTGGGCGCGACCACAACAACCACGGGTTCAGTGTGTGGATGGCCGGCGGTGGGGTGAAGGGCGGGATGACCTACGGCGCGACCGACGAGTTCGGGTTCGCCGCAGTAGACAAGAAGGTCCACATCCACGACCTGCACGCGACCATTCTCCATCTGATGGGCATCGACCACGAGAAACTGACGTACCGCTACAGCGGGCGCGACTTCCGCCTCACGGACGTCGCGGGCACCGTGGTCAAGGATATTTTGAAGTAA